The following proteins are co-located in the Gammaproteobacteria bacterium genome:
- a CDS encoding TlpA family protein disulfide reductase, which produces MKNKILISLLLITALLIGIGSQQLLISSAVPIKNSAVIGTQRPPFILNDIHDVARNVNEWDQQILIVNFWATWCPPCRKEIPALMSIQKEYADQGLQVIGIAVDSTEAVREYAQEMGIQYPLMAADLAAMEISRRYGNTSNTLPFTAFINRSGKIVTLHNGELTRNAIKDILQPLL; this is translated from the coding sequence ATGAAAAATAAAATACTTATCAGTCTGCTACTAATTACCGCTCTATTAATCGGCATTGGTAGCCAACAACTACTCATATCCTCAGCGGTGCCGATAAAAAACAGCGCTGTTATCGGCACACAACGCCCGCCATTTATCCTTAATGATATTCATGATGTCGCAAGGAATGTAAATGAATGGGATCAACAAATACTTATCGTTAACTTTTGGGCAACCTGGTGCCCACCGTGCAGAAAAGAGATTCCAGCACTGATGTCGATACAAAAAGAATACGCTGATCAAGGACTACAGGTTATCGGCATTGCTGTTGATAGCACCGAAGCGGTGCGTGAGTATGCACAGGAAATGGGTATCCAATACCCACTCATGGCGGCAGACCTAGCGGCAATGGAGATTTCACGCCGTTATGGCAACACCAGCAATACCCTGCCATTTACTGCCTTCATCAATCGCTCAGGCAAGATTGTCACCCTCCATAATGGCGAACTGACGCGCAACGCCATCAAAGACATACTGCAACCACTACTCTGA